The sequence TCCGTGACGACCTGACCCGCTTCGGGTCGGCGGGATTCTTCGAGGCGGCACTGCGCGACGACGGCCTGCCGGAGTTGGTTTCCATGATCGAACACACCGCGGCGGCGAGCCTGGCGGTCGGATTCTCATTGTGGGCGCACACCATGGCGGTGACCTACCTGGCCCACGCGCCGGCGCCGGCACGGGAGGGCAGGCTGGAGGCGCTGAGCACCGGCGCCCGCGCTGGAGTGACGGCGATGGCCGCCGGGCTCAAGCAGGTCGCCGGCCTGGGCCCGGTTCCGCTGGTCGCCGAGGGCTCCGGTGACGATCTGCGGATCACCGGACCGATTCACTGGGCGTCCAACGTCTTCGACGATTCCCTGATCGTGTTGCCGGCCCGCCGCCCCGACGGTGCAACCCTGGTTGCGGTGGTCGATGCGAATCTTCCGGGCATCACGATCAACCCGGCTCCGGACTTGATGGCGCTGGAGGCCACCGCCTCGACATCGCTGCGCCTGCACGATGTCGCGGTCTCACCGGAGCAGATTCTCACCGACGACCTGGCGTCCTTCGTCAGCACGATTCGACCGACATTTCTGTTGCTGCAGACCGCCTTCTGCGTCGGAGTGGCCGCCGCCGCGCTCGAGGGCGCCGGGCAGGCCGGCGGCAGGCTGGCCGAGCAGTTCGGTACCGAGCGCGCCGAACTCGGCCAACAGCTCCACGAGCTGCGCGACAAGCTGTTCACGCTGGCCGGCCGCTCGCACGCGGCCGGCCTCGCCGAGATCATTCGGCTGCGCCTGGACGCCGCGACCACCGCGGTGAACGCCACCCGGCTGGAATCGACGTTGGCCGGCGGCGCCGGCTACGCCACCCGCAGCGCGGCCAACCGGCGCTTTCGGGAAGCGGCCTTTCTCCCCATCCAATCGCCATCGGAAGGACAACTGCGGTGGGAACTGAGTCGGTACGTGTAGCCCAGGGCAGCAAGCGGTTTGGCTCCGTCACCGTCTTGCGCGATATCAATATCTCGGTCGGCGACGGGGAGTTCGTCGCGGTCCTGGGCAGCAGTGGCAGCGGCAAGTCGACACTGCTGCGGGTGCTGGCCGGGCTGGAGTCGCTGGACGGCGGCACTGTCACCTGGAATTCCGACGGCAACCGGCCACGTACCGGTGTGGTGTTCCAGCGGCCGCTGCTGATGCCCTGGCTCACCGTCGCCGACAATGTGGCCTACGCACGGCGATTCGCCGCCCACCGCGCTGACTTCGACCCGGCGCGCGCCGCTGAGTTGATGGCCCGATTCGGTGTCGACCAGCTGGCCGATCGCTACCCCGATCAGCTGTCGGGAGGTCAGGCGCAACGGGTGGCCATTCTGCGCGCGGTGGCCACCAACCCGCGGTTGTTGTTGCTCGACGAACCGTTCAGCGCCCTGGACCCGACCACCCGCACCGACCTACAGGGCTGGCTGGCGCAGTTGGCAGCGGAGCTGGGGGTGACCGTTGTCCTGGTGACTCACGATGTCGACGAAGCACTGCGGCTGGCCGAGCGGGTCGTGCTGCTCGGCGCCGACGGGCGACTGCGCAACGAGTGGCTGGTCGGCGGCACCGCAGCGGACGATCACGCCGGCCTGCGACAGGAGATCTTGGCGCACTACGACGCCGACCGCGTCGGCGACGTAGGAGTGCGGGCGTGACCACGCTGACCCGGCGCGGCCTGCTGATCGGCGCGGCGGCTGCCGCGGCGGCCGGCGGCGTCTTCGGGATCGGCGATCTGGCCCGCAGTGCCACCGTCGGCCGCGCCTCCGACAGCACCGGCCCGCTGCGCATCGGTTACCTGCCGATCACTGACGCCGCCCCACTGTTGCTGGCGCACAGCGCCGCGTTGTATCCGGCCGGGCTGGTCAGTTCGGCCAAACCCGTGCTGTTCCGCAGCTGGGCAGCGCTGGGCGAGGCCTTCGTCACCGGCAAAGTGGATGTGGTGCATCTACTGATGCCGATGGCCGTCCAGCTGCGCTACGCCCTGGGCGGCGGCGTTCGAGTATTGGGCTGGAATCACACCAACGGCTCGGCGCTGACCGTGGCGCCGCACATCAAGGACCTGGCGGACCTGGCCGGCACCCAAGTGGCCATCCCGTTCTGGTGGTCCATCCACAACATCGTGCTGCAGCAGCTGCTGCGCGCGCACGGATTGCGACCAGTCGTGCGACGCAGCGCTTCTCGCGCCGCACGCACCGTGGAGCTGATCGTGATGAGCCCATCGGACATGGTGCCCGCACTGGCCAACCGCTCGATCGGCGGCTACGTCGTGGCAGACCCGTTCAACGCGGTCGCCCAGATCAAGAAGATCGGCCGCATCCACACCTTCCTCGGCGACGTCTGGCGTGACCACGCCTGCTGCGTGCTCATCACCCGCGACGACGTGATCGCCCAGCGACCCACCGCCATCCAACAGGTGACCGACGCCGTGGTCGGCGCCCAGCTGCTGCTGAACTCCGACCGCGTCAAAGCGGCCAAAGCCCTTGGCGGGGGCCACTACCTGCCGCAACCGGTGCCGGCGGTGCAGCTGGCGCTCACCTATCCCGATCCCCCGTATCCGCTGGCGCATCCGGACTGGCAGCCGCAGCGGTTGGGCTTCACCCCGTTTCCCTTTGCCGGCTTCACCCACCGCCTCGTCGAGGCCATGGGTGAGACGGTCATCGACGGCGATCGCCGCTTCCTGGACCGATTGGATCCCGCCCGGGTGCACGCTGACCTCGTCGACGACCAGTTCGTGCGATCTGCCCTGGCGCAACACGGCGGGCCCGGCGCGTTCGGCCTGGCCGCATCCCTCACCCGAGAAGAACAGGTACTCGCCTCATGACGACCGTCGCAGTGCAGCGCAGTGACCAGCCCGGCCCCGGTGCCGATGCGGGCGGGCGGTCTCGGTGGTGGCCGCGGGTATGGCCGCCGGTCGCCAGTGTCGGCGTTGCCATCACGCTGTGGTGGGCGGCCACATCTGCACTCTGCGCGCCGCAGTCACTGCTGCGGCAGACCGCACCGCAGCATGTCCTTGCGGCGCTGGCGGACCTGGTCAGTCGGGGCGTGCTGGTGGCCGACACCGCCGTGAGCCTCTACCGTCTGCTGATCGGTCTGCTGATCGCCGCGCTGGTCGGCATCCCGGCCGGCCTGCTCATCGGCCTGAGCCGCACCGCGGAGCGGGCGGCCGGGCCGGTGGTGGCGTTCCTGCGGATGATCTCTCCGCTGTCGTGGACCCCGATCACCGTGGCGGTGTTCGGTATCGGCAGCCAGCCGGTGATCTTCCTGATCGCCGCCGCGGCGGTCTGGCCGGTGCTGCTCGGAACGGTCGCCGGGGTACATGCGATCGACCCGGGATATCTCCATGTCGCGCGGTCGTTGCACGCCAGCCGGTTCGAGCAGTTGACCGCAGTGGTGCTGCCGGCGGTCCGCGTACAGGTACAGAACGGTCTGCGGCTCGCCCTCGGCATCGCCTGGGTGGTGCTGGTGCCTGCCGAAATGCTCGGCGTGCGGTCCGGTCTCGGGTACCAGATCCTCAACGCCCGCGATCAGCTCGCCTACGACCAGGTGGTCGCGGTGATCGCCGTCATCGGTGTACTGGGCTACCTGCTCGACCTGGCGGCCCGCATCCTGCTCGCGCCACGCCGCCACGCGCAGCGCTGATACCTGACCAGCTGCCCGCTGCTACCGAATGGGTGCCGCCGTCGAGACGATCGGCAACGGCAATGCGGTGCGACCCATCAGATAACGGTCCACACTGGCCGCTGCGGAGCGTCCTTCGGCGATCGCCCAGACGATCAGGGACTGGCCTCGACCCATGTCCCCGGCGACGTAGACACCCGGCACCGCGGTGGCGTACTCCGCGTCGCGTGCCACGGTGCCGCGTTCGGTGAACTCCACACCCAGGTCGGCCAGCAGCGGCGAGCGTTCCGGCCCGACGAAGCCCATCGCGAGCAGCACCAGGTCGGCTTCCAGCTCGAAGTCGGTGCCGTCCACCTTCTCGAAACCGCCGCCCCGGCGGCGCACCTCGTGGGCCCGCAACCCGGTCACCCGGCCGTCGCGTCCGGTGAACGCCTCGGTGTTGACCGAGAACACCCGCTCACCACCCTCTTCGTGCGCTGACGTCGTCCGCATGATCAACGGATAGGTCGGCCACGGCGTGGAGGGGTCACGAATCTCCGGAGGGCGCGGCATGATCTCGAACTGGTGCACGCAGGTCCCGCCCTGGCGGTGCACCGTGCCCAGGCAGTCGGCGCCGGTGTCACCACCACCGATGATGACCACCTTCTTGCCGTGCGCGGTGATCGGGGGCTCGGCCAGATCGCCGGCCTGCACCCGGTTCGCCCACGGCAGGTATTCCATCGCCTGATGGATGCCGTCCAGCTCCCGGCCCGGAACCGGCAGGTCGCGCCAGGCGGTAGCACCGCCGGCCAACACAACAGCGTCGAAGTCCGCGCGCAGCTGCTCGACCGTCAGGTCCACGCCGACGTTCACACCGGTCTGGAACGTCGTTCCCTCGCCGACCATCTGCTCCAGCCGCCGGTCCAGGATTCGCTTCTCCATCTTGAATTCTGGAATGCCGTAGCGCAGCAGCCCACCGATCCGGTCGTCGCGCTCGAACACCGTGACGGTGTGCCCCGCCCGAGTCAGCTGCTGGGCAGCAGCCAAGCCTGCCGGACCGGAACCCACCACCGCGACGGACTTGCCGGTGAGCACCGACGGCCGGATCGGCTCCGCCCAGCCCTCTTGGAAGCCGCGCTCGACGATCTCGTATTCGACCTGCTTGATGGTCACCGGCGGCTGGTTGATGCCCAGCACACAGGCGGGCTCGCATGGCGCGGGACAGAGCCGCCCGGTGAAGTCTGGGAAGTTGTTCGTGGCATGCAGCCGATCGAACGCCTCACGCCAGCGCCCGGTACGCACCAGGTCGTTCCACTCCGGGATGAGATTGCCCAACGGGCAGCCGTTGTGGCAGAAAGGAATACCGCAGTCCATGCAGCGTCCCGCCTGCTGACGCAGGGTGTCCTCGGCGAAATCCTGATACACCTCGTTCCAGTCGCCCAGCCGCTCCGAGACCGGTCGACGCAGCGGCAGGATGCGCTGGGTGTTGGTGAGAAATCCTCTCGGGTCAGCCATGAGCCGCCGCCATAATCGCCTCCTCTGGATCTGTGCCGCTGGCTTTCGCCTCGGCGACCGCGGCGAGCACTCGCCGGTAGTCGCGCGGCATCACTTTGACGAAGTCCCTTCCGCGGTTGGCCCAATCGGCCAGGATCGCGCGGGCGGGCACCGAGTCGGTGGCGGCGGCATGCGCCGCCAGCACGTCACGCAGCCAGGCCACGTCGTCGGCGTCGAAATCGTCGAACGTGTCGAGGTCAACCATCTCGGTGTTCAGCCGGGCACCCAGCTCCCGGTCCGGGTCATAGACGTAGGCCACTCCCCCGGACATGCCGGCGGCGAAGTTGCGCCCGGTCGGGCCCAACACCACCACTTTGCCCCCGGTCATGTACTCACAGCCGTGGTCGCCGACTCCCTCGACCACCGCCACCGCACCGGAGTTGCGGACCGCGAACCGTTCGCCGACCACGCCCCGCAAAAACACTTCGCCGGACGTGGCACCGAACAGAATCACGTTGCCGCCGATGATGTTTTCCTCCGCGATGTAGCCGACCGGCGCATCCAGCGGGGGGCGGACCACGATCCGGCCACCGGACAGACCCTTGGCGACATAGTCGTTGGCGTCGCCAAAGACCCGCAGGGTGATGCCCGGAGGGAGGAATGCACCGAAGCTGTTGCCGGCCGACCCGGTGAAGGTGATGTCGATGGTTCCGTCCGGCAACCCCTGGGCACCATAGGCTTTGGTGACCTCATAGCCGAGCATGGTGCCGACAGTCCGGTTGACGTTGGATATCGCGCTGGTGAATTGCACCGGGGTGCCCGAATCGAGAGCCTCGCGGCTCATAGCGATCAACTGCTGGTCCAATGCCTTGTCCAGACCGTGGTCCTGACTGGAGGTGCAGTACAGATCCTGGTTCATGAACGCTGACTCCGGTTCGTGCAGAACCGGTGCGAGGTCGAGCTTGTGCGCCTTCCAGTGGGCGCGGGCCAACGTGGTGTCCAGCGCGTTCACTTGCCCGACTGCCTCGTTGATGGTGCGGAATCCCAATGCCGCAAGGTACTCGCGAACCTCTTCGGCGATGAACCAGAAGAAGTTCTCGACGAACTCCGGCCGGCCACTGAACCTTTCGCGCAGCTCCGGGTTCTGAGTTGCCACCCCCACCGGGCAGGTATCCAGATGGCAGACCCGCATCATGATGCAACCCGAGACCACCAACGGCGCAGTGGCGAAGCCGAATTCCTCGGCCCCCAGCAGCGCCGCGATCACCACGTCGCGCCCGGTCTTGAGCTGGCCGTCCACCTGCACCACAATCCGGTCCCGAAGTCCGTTGAGCAGCAACGTCTGCTGGGTTTCGGCCAGGCCCAGCTCCCACGGAGCTCCGGCGTGCTTGAGTGAGGTCAGCGGCGCCGCCCCAGTGCCCCCGTCGTGACCGGAGATCAACACCACGTCGGCGTGCGCCTTGGACACTCCCGCCGCCACTGTTCCCACACCGTTCTCGGCGACCAGCTTCACGTGGATGCGAGCCTCCGGGTTGGCGTTCTTCAGGTCGTGGATCAGCTGCTTGAGGTCCTCGATGGAGTAGATGTCGTGGTGCGGCGGTGGAGAGATCAGCCCGACGCCCGGGGTGGCGTGCCGGACCTCGGCGATCCACGGATACACCTTGTTGCCCGGAAGCTGACCGCCCTCGCCGGGCTTGGCCCCCTGCGCGATCTTGATCTGCAGGTCGGTGCAGTTGACCAGGTATTCGCTCGTCACGCCGAATCGCGCCGAGGCGACCTGCTTGATCGCGCTACGCCGCCAGGAACCGTCGGCGTCGGGAAGGAAACGGTCGGCGTGCTCGCCGCCCTCACCGCAGTTGGAGCGGCCGCCGATCCGGTTCATCGCGATCGCCAGGGTTTCGTGTGCCTCGGCGGAGATCGATCCGTAACTCATCGCGCCGGTCGCGAACCGTTTGACGATCTCGGTGGCCGGTTCCACCTCTTCCAGAGGAACCGGTGGCCGCTCCCCGGCCTTGAACCGCAGCAGACCGCGCAGCGTGGCCAGGCGTTCACTCTGGTCGTCGACCAGCTTGGTGTACTCCCTGAAGACCTCGTACTGGCCGGTCCGGGTGGAGTGCTGCAGTTTGAACACCGTCTCCGGGTTGAACAGGTGGTGTTCGCCCTCGCGACGCCACTGGTATTCCCCGCCCACCGGCAGTTCGCGGTACGCCCGCTCTTCCGGGCGGTCCAGGTAGGCCAGCCCGTGGCGGGCGGCGACATCGGCGGCGATGTCGTCGAGGGTGATACCGCCGATCGGGCAGTACAGGCCGGTGAAGTACTGGTCGAGAACGTCTTGGGAGATACCGATGGGCTGGAACAGCTGCGCGCCGGTATAGGACGCCCGCGTCGAGATCCCCATCTTGGACATGACTTTCAGCACACCCTTGGCGGCGGCCTTGGCGTAGTTGGACAACGCCTTGTCACGGTCTTGGGGCCCCTGCAAGCCTTCGATTAGGCCCCGGTCGAGCATGTCCTCGACGGACTCGAACGCCATGTACGGGTTGATGGCGGCGGCACCGAACCCGATCAGCGCCGCCATGTGATGCACCTCGCGGGCGTCACCGGACTCCACCACCAAGCCCACCTTGGTGCGGGTCCGCTCGGCGACCAGGTGATGATGCACCGCGGCCGTGGCCAACAGCGACGGGATGGGAGCCATCGTCTCGTCGGACTCCCGGTCGGAGATCACCAGGAAGCTGGCACCCTCGGCGATCGCCTCCGAGGCCCGAGCGCACACCTGCTTGAGCGCTGCGCGCAGTCCGGCACCGCCGGCGGCAGGCGGATACAGGCAGCTGATGACGGCCGTGGACAGCCCGTGCGGCCCCCGGGAACCGATCCGCTGCTGCGGGTCCAGCTTTACCAGCTTCGCCAGCTCGGAGTTGCTCAGGATCGGCTGCGGCAGCACGATCTGCCGCCAGGTGGGTTCTTCGGTGTTGAGCAGATCACCCTCCGGGCCGAGCGCGCCCTGCAGGCTGGTGATCACCTCTTCACGGATGGCGTCCAACGGTGGGTTGGTGACCTGGGCGAACAACTGCTGGAAGTAGTCGAACAGCAGGCGCGGGCGCGCCGAGAGCACCGCCACCGGGGTGTCAGTACCCATCGATCCGATCGGCTCGGCGCCGGCACGCGCCATCGGCGCGAGCACCAGATTGAGCTCTTCGTAGGTGTAGCCGAATATCTGCTGGCGCAACAGGACCCGGTGACGCTCCATCCGGGCTGCGTCACCGGGGGGAAGCTCGTCGATGCCGATCAGGCACTCATCGATCCACTGCTGGTACGGCCGTTCGCCGGCCAGCGTCGACTTGATCTCACGATCGGAGATGATCCGCCCGGCGGCGGTGTCCACCAGGAACATCTTCCCGGGCTGCAACCGCTGCCGGTGCACCACAGTGGCCGGGTCCAGGTCGAGCACTCCGGCCTCGGACGCCATCACCACCAGCCCGTCTTCGGTGACCCAGATACGCGATGGCCGCAAGCCGTTGCGGTCCAACACCGCGCCCACCACCGTGCCGTCGGTGAAGGTCATGGAGGCCGGGCCGTCCCAGGGCTCCATGAGCGAGTCGTGGTACTCGTAAAAAGCCCGGGTGGGCCCGTCCATGCTTTCGTGCCGTTCCCAGGCCTCCGGGATCATCATCAGCACCGCGTGCGGCAGGCTGCGGCCACCCAGGTGCAGCAGCTCGAGCACTTCGTCGAACCGAGCCGTGTCGGAGGCGCCCGGCGTGCAGATCGGGAACAGCTTGTCGGCGCTGCGCTGGCCGCCTTCGGGGCCGAAGACGTCGGTGCGGATCAGCGCCTCGCGGGCGCGCATCCAGTTCTCGTTGCCGGTGACGGTGTTGATCTCGCCGTTGTGCGCGATACGGCGGAACGGATGGGCCAGCGGCCACGACGGGAAGGTGTTGGTGGAGAACCGAGAATGCACGATGCCCAGCGCGCTCTGCATCCGCTCGTCGGCCAGGTCGGGGTAGAACGCCTTGAGCTGCGGCGTGGTCAACATGCCCTTGTACACCATGGTCCGGCTGGAAAGGCTTGGGAAATAGACGGACTCCCGTCCCGGACCATCCTGTCCGGGACCCTTGCTGCCCAGCTCGTGCTCGGCGCGCTTGCGCACCACATAGGCCCGGCGCTCCAGGGCCATGCCCGACGCCCCGCCGATGAACAGCTGCCGGAAGGTCGGCATCGCATCCCGAGCCAGCGCGCCCAACGACGAGTCGTCGATCGGTACCTCGCGCCAGCCGAGCACCTGCAGGCCCTCGGCCTCGACGATCTTCTCCAGGCCGACACACGCTGCCGCCGACTCTTTGGCCGACTGCGGAAGAAAGGCGATCCCGGTGGCGTAACTGCCTTCGGGCGGCAGGTCGAAATCGGTTACGGCGCGCAGGAATAGGTCCGGAATCTGAATCAGGATCCCGGCGCCGTCACCGCTGTTCGGTTCGGCTCCGGCAGCGCCGCGGTGCTCCAGGTTGAGCAGCGCCGTGATCGACTTGTCGACGATGTCGCGACTGCGCCGGCCATGGATATCGACCACCATGGCCACCCCACACGCGTCGTGTTCGAACGCGGGGTTGTAGAGCCCCACCCGACTGGGTGCCATCGCCACCTGACCCTTCGCACGTCCTTGCCCGTTGCCCGGTATGGACAAGCGGTCAAGGGGATTGGTCCGTGCGACGTTGAACGGCGTTCCTGCCTGAAAAATCTCACAGGCAACGCCACGATATACCCCGACCTAGCAAACATGCTAGTTCGCAGGACAGCGAGCTTCCCGTGAGGTTTGTGTTACGCCAACGCAATAACTGGATGATGTCCAGGAAATGTGTGCTGCCTATCGTTT is a genomic window of Mycolicibacter heraklionensis containing:
- the gltB gene encoding glutamate synthase large subunit encodes the protein MAPSRVGLYNPAFEHDACGVAMVVDIHGRRSRDIVDKSITALLNLEHRGAAGAEPNSGDGAGILIQIPDLFLRAVTDFDLPPEGSYATGIAFLPQSAKESAAACVGLEKIVEAEGLQVLGWREVPIDDSSLGALARDAMPTFRQLFIGGASGMALERRAYVVRKRAEHELGSKGPGQDGPGRESVYFPSLSSRTMVYKGMLTTPQLKAFYPDLADERMQSALGIVHSRFSTNTFPSWPLAHPFRRIAHNGEINTVTGNENWMRAREALIRTDVFGPEGGQRSADKLFPICTPGASDTARFDEVLELLHLGGRSLPHAVLMMIPEAWERHESMDGPTRAFYEYHDSLMEPWDGPASMTFTDGTVVGAVLDRNGLRPSRIWVTEDGLVVMASEAGVLDLDPATVVHRQRLQPGKMFLVDTAAGRIISDREIKSTLAGERPYQQWIDECLIGIDELPPGDAARMERHRVLLRQQIFGYTYEELNLVLAPMARAGAEPIGSMGTDTPVAVLSARPRLLFDYFQQLFAQVTNPPLDAIREEVITSLQGALGPEGDLLNTEEPTWRQIVLPQPILSNSELAKLVKLDPQQRIGSRGPHGLSTAVISCLYPPAAGGAGLRAALKQVCARASEAIAEGASFLVISDRESDETMAPIPSLLATAAVHHHLVAERTRTKVGLVVESGDAREVHHMAALIGFGAAAINPYMAFESVEDMLDRGLIEGLQGPQDRDKALSNYAKAAAKGVLKVMSKMGISTRASYTGAQLFQPIGISQDVLDQYFTGLYCPIGGITLDDIAADVAARHGLAYLDRPEERAYRELPVGGEYQWRREGEHHLFNPETVFKLQHSTRTGQYEVFREYTKLVDDQSERLATLRGLLRFKAGERPPVPLEEVEPATEIVKRFATGAMSYGSISAEAHETLAIAMNRIGGRSNCGEGGEHADRFLPDADGSWRRSAIKQVASARFGVTSEYLVNCTDLQIKIAQGAKPGEGGQLPGNKVYPWIAEVRHATPGVGLISPPPHHDIYSIEDLKQLIHDLKNANPEARIHVKLVAENGVGTVAAGVSKAHADVVLISGHDGGTGAAPLTSLKHAGAPWELGLAETQQTLLLNGLRDRIVVQVDGQLKTGRDVVIAALLGAEEFGFATAPLVVSGCIMMRVCHLDTCPVGVATQNPELRERFSGRPEFVENFFWFIAEEVREYLAALGFRTINEAVGQVNALDTTLARAHWKAHKLDLAPVLHEPESAFMNQDLYCTSSQDHGLDKALDQQLIAMSREALDSGTPVQFTSAISNVNRTVGTMLGYEVTKAYGAQGLPDGTIDITFTGSAGNSFGAFLPPGITLRVFGDANDYVAKGLSGGRIVVRPPLDAPVGYIAEENIIGGNVILFGATSGEVFLRGVVGERFAVRNSGAVAVVEGVGDHGCEYMTGGKVVVLGPTGRNFAAGMSGGVAYVYDPDRELGARLNTEMVDLDTFDDFDADDVAWLRDVLAAHAAATDSVPARAILADWANRGRDFVKVMPRDYRRVLAAVAEAKASGTDPEEAIMAAAHG
- a CDS encoding ABC transporter substrate-binding protein — encoded protein: MTTLTRRGLLIGAAAAAAAGGVFGIGDLARSATVGRASDSTGPLRIGYLPITDAAPLLLAHSAALYPAGLVSSAKPVLFRSWAALGEAFVTGKVDVVHLLMPMAVQLRYALGGGVRVLGWNHTNGSALTVAPHIKDLADLAGTQVAIPFWWSIHNIVLQQLLRAHGLRPVVRRSASRAARTVELIVMSPSDMVPALANRSIGGYVVADPFNAVAQIKKIGRIHTFLGDVWRDHACCVLITRDDVIAQRPTAIQQVTDAVVGAQLLLNSDRVKAAKALGGGHYLPQPVPAVQLALTYPDPPYPLAHPDWQPQRLGFTPFPFAGFTHRLVEAMGETVIDGDRRFLDRLDPARVHADLVDDQFVRSALAQHGGPGAFGLAASLTREEQVLAS
- a CDS encoding ABC transporter permease encodes the protein MTTVAVQRSDQPGPGADAGGRSRWWPRVWPPVASVGVAITLWWAATSALCAPQSLLRQTAPQHVLAALADLVSRGVLVADTAVSLYRLLIGLLIAALVGIPAGLLIGLSRTAERAAGPVVAFLRMISPLSWTPITVAVFGIGSQPVIFLIAAAAVWPVLLGTVAGVHAIDPGYLHVARSLHASRFEQLTAVVLPAVRVQVQNGLRLALGIAWVVLVPAEMLGVRSGLGYQILNARDQLAYDQVVAVIAVIGVLGYLLDLAARILLAPRRHAQR
- a CDS encoding ABC transporter ATP-binding protein, which gives rise to MGTESVRVAQGSKRFGSVTVLRDINISVGDGEFVAVLGSSGSGKSTLLRVLAGLESLDGGTVTWNSDGNRPRTGVVFQRPLLMPWLTVADNVAYARRFAAHRADFDPARAAELMARFGVDQLADRYPDQLSGGQAQRVAILRAVATNPRLLLLDEPFSALDPTTRTDLQGWLAQLAAELGVTVVLVTHDVDEALRLAERVVLLGADGRLRNEWLVGGTAADDHAGLRQEILAHYDADRVGDVGVRA
- a CDS encoding glutamate synthase subunit beta, which gives rise to MADPRGFLTNTQRILPLRRPVSERLGDWNEVYQDFAEDTLRQQAGRCMDCGIPFCHNGCPLGNLIPEWNDLVRTGRWREAFDRLHATNNFPDFTGRLCPAPCEPACVLGINQPPVTIKQVEYEIVERGFQEGWAEPIRPSVLTGKSVAVVGSGPAGLAAAQQLTRAGHTVTVFERDDRIGGLLRYGIPEFKMEKRILDRRLEQMVGEGTTFQTGVNVGVDLTVEQLRADFDAVVLAGGATAWRDLPVPGRELDGIHQAMEYLPWANRVQAGDLAEPPITAHGKKVVIIGGGDTGADCLGTVHRQGGTCVHQFEIMPRPPEIRDPSTPWPTYPLIMRTTSAHEEGGERVFSVNTEAFTGRDGRVTGLRAHEVRRRGGGFEKVDGTDFELEADLVLLAMGFVGPERSPLLADLGVEFTERGTVARDAEYATAVPGVYVAGDMGRGQSLIVWAIAEGRSAAASVDRYLMGRTALPLPIVSTAAPIR
- a CDS encoding acyl-CoA dehydrogenase family protein; the encoded protein is MSAPVHLVHTALADLTAIVADRAEALDSGGLDVRDDLTRFGSAGFFEAALRDDGLPELVSMIEHTAAASLAVGFSLWAHTMAVTYLAHAPAPAREGRLEALSTGARAGVTAMAAGLKQVAGLGPVPLVAEGSGDDLRITGPIHWASNVFDDSLIVLPARRPDGATLVAVVDANLPGITINPAPDLMALEATASTSLRLHDVAVSPEQILTDDLASFVSTIRPTFLLLQTAFCVGVAAAALEGAGQAGGRLAEQFGTERAELGQQLHELRDKLFTLAGRSHAAGLAEIIRLRLDAATTAVNATRLESTLAGGAGYATRSAANRRFREAAFLPIQSPSEGQLRWELSRYV